Proteins co-encoded in one Vibrio aquimaris genomic window:
- a CDS encoding glutathione S-transferase family protein, which produces MGKLVDGKWHDVWYDTTKSGGRFVREDAGFRDWVKNDSGAKFQAESGRYHLYVSLACPWAHRTLIFRKLKNLESHIDVTVVSPDMMSEGWLFATPEPLYGYTRLHQIYTHANSTYTGRVTVPVLWDKQHQTIVSNESADIIRMFNREFNEITGNHQDYYPKEQELAIDEWNSDIYVNINNGVYRCGFATTQDAYEEAFEQLFNALDRLDKHLATHRYLVGQVLTEADWRLFTTLIRFDAVYVGHFKCNKQRIADYVNIYGYMKELYQMSGVAETVDFYHIKRHYYFSHTGINPTQVVPRGPSLDLDSSHCRDSI; this is translated from the coding sequence ATGGGCAAGTTAGTAGATGGAAAATGGCATGATGTATGGTATGACACGACCAAAAGTGGTGGGCGTTTTGTTCGTGAAGATGCTGGGTTTAGAGACTGGGTTAAAAACGACTCAGGTGCAAAATTTCAAGCAGAATCTGGGCGCTATCACCTATATGTATCACTTGCTTGCCCATGGGCGCACAGAACGTTAATTTTTAGAAAACTGAAAAATTTAGAAAGTCACATTGATGTCACTGTAGTGAGCCCAGATATGATGAGTGAAGGTTGGCTTTTTGCAACTCCTGAACCCTTGTATGGATATACTCGACTGCATCAAATTTATACCCATGCTAACAGTACCTACACTGGGCGTGTAACTGTGCCAGTGTTATGGGATAAGCAGCATCAAACGATTGTAAGTAATGAGTCTGCAGACATTATTCGTATGTTTAACCGCGAATTTAACGAGATTACGGGCAACCACCAAGACTATTACCCGAAAGAACAAGAATTGGCCATTGATGAATGGAATTCTGATATCTATGTGAATATCAACAATGGGGTTTATCGATGTGGTTTCGCCACTACTCAAGACGCTTATGAAGAGGCGTTTGAACAGCTGTTCAATGCTTTAGACCGCCTAGACAAGCACTTAGCAACCCATAGATATCTTGTTGGACAGGTTTTGACAGAGGCAGATTGGCGACTTTTCACAACGTTAATTCGCTTTGATGCCGTTTACGTTGGGCACTTTAAATGCAACAAGCAACGCATTGCTGATTACGTTAATATTTATGGTTACATGAAAGAACTTTATCAAATGAGTGGTGTGGCTGAAACCGTGGATTTTTATCATATTAAACGTCACTACTACTTTAGCCATACGGGTATCAATCCGACTCAAGTTGTTCCTAGAGGCCCAAGTTTAGATCTAGACTCTTCTCATTGTAGGGATAGTATATAG
- the oppF gene encoding murein tripeptide/oligopeptide ABC transporter ATP binding protein OppF — protein MSTDKKVILDVSDLKVHFSIAAKSAWPWAKPANLKAVDGVNVRLYEGETLGVVGESGCGKSTFARAIIGLVEATDGEVVWLGQDLTKMQEVQRRETRKEIQMIFQDPLASLNPRMTIGDIIAEPLETFYPELSKQEVKVQVKRMMTKVGLLPNVINRYPHEFSGGQCQRIGIARALILKPKMIICDEPVSALDVSIQAQVVNLLKELQKELGLSLVFIAHDLSVVKHISDRVLVMYLGNAVELGEAEALFDNPKHPYTRALMSAVPIPDPKLERSKEIEMLEGDLPSPINPPSGCVFRTRCPQATQACAERKPSIQGNDVHAVSCLQESV, from the coding sequence ATGAGTACAGACAAGAAAGTAATTTTGGACGTTTCTGATTTAAAAGTTCATTTTAGTATTGCAGCCAAGTCAGCTTGGCCATGGGCAAAACCCGCCAATTTAAAAGCAGTTGACGGTGTAAATGTTCGGCTATACGAAGGAGAGACTCTTGGTGTAGTCGGAGAATCCGGTTGCGGTAAATCGACGTTTGCTCGGGCAATTATTGGCTTAGTTGAAGCGACCGATGGTGAGGTGGTTTGGTTAGGTCAAGATCTTACCAAAATGCAGGAAGTTCAGCGCCGCGAAACGCGCAAAGAAATTCAGATGATTTTTCAAGATCCCTTGGCATCATTGAATCCACGTATGACCATAGGCGATATTATTGCTGAGCCACTAGAGACTTTTTATCCTGAACTTTCAAAGCAAGAAGTGAAAGTTCAGGTCAAGAGGATGATGACAAAAGTAGGCCTACTACCTAATGTGATCAATCGCTACCCACACGAATTTTCCGGTGGTCAATGCCAGCGAATTGGTATAGCTCGTGCGCTAATTTTAAAGCCTAAAATGATCATCTGTGATGAGCCGGTATCTGCTTTGGACGTATCGATCCAGGCACAGGTGGTTAACTTACTAAAAGAGTTACAGAAAGAGCTTGGGCTGTCGTTAGTGTTCATCGCACATGATTTATCGGTTGTGAAGCATATATCTGATCGAGTATTGGTTATGTATTTAGGCAATGCAGTTGAGCTTGGAGAGGCGGAAGCCTTGTTCGACAACCCTAAGCACCCATACACACGTGCACTTATGTCAGCGGTTCCAATTCCTGATCCAAAACTTGAGCGCAGTAAGGAAATTGAGATGCTTGAAGGCGATTTACCTTCGCCAATAAACCCACCTTCTGGCTGTGTATTCCGTACTCGTTGTCCACAAGCTACTCAGGCTTGTGCTGAAAGAAAGCCATCAATTCAAGGAAATGATGTGCATGCCGTGTCTTGTTTACAAGAGAGTGTATGA
- the oppB gene encoding oligopeptide ABC transporter permease OppB: MIKFIAKRVLEAIPTMLVLITVSFFLVRFAPGNPFSSERPLPPEVMANINAKYGLDKPVFEQYTTYLSNIIVGDFGPSFKYKDYTVNELISESLPVSAKIGLFAFIFTVISGVTIGTLAALKQNTWLDFLLMASAMLGVVLPSFVLAPLLIYIFSIKLQVLPAGGWLDGSLKYMLLPIVGMSLLYVATFARITRGSMIETLNSNFIRTARAKGLSYRYIIIKHALKPALLPVVSYMGPAFVGIITGSVVIETIFGLPGIGKLFVNAAFNRDYSLVMGITILIGFLFILFNAIVDVFLAMIDPKIRY, encoded by the coding sequence ATGATAAAGTTTATTGCCAAAAGAGTACTGGAAGCAATACCGACAATGTTAGTGTTGATTACTGTCTCTTTCTTCCTTGTTCGTTTTGCACCGGGAAATCCATTTTCTAGTGAGCGTCCTTTGCCTCCGGAAGTAATGGCCAATATTAATGCCAAATATGGCCTAGATAAGCCTGTATTCGAACAGTATACCACTTATTTATCCAATATAATCGTCGGTGATTTCGGCCCTTCATTTAAGTATAAAGATTATACGGTGAACGAGTTAATTAGTGAGTCTCTTCCTGTATCAGCAAAAATTGGATTATTTGCATTCATATTTACTGTTATATCAGGGGTGACTATTGGAACTCTTGCTGCTTTAAAACAAAATACTTGGCTTGATTTTTTGCTTATGGCAAGTGCTATGTTAGGGGTAGTTCTACCATCATTTGTTTTAGCTCCTCTACTTATATATATATTTTCAATAAAGCTACAGGTATTGCCTGCTGGTGGATGGCTTGACGGTTCTTTGAAGTATATGCTTTTACCTATTGTTGGTATGTCTTTACTTTATGTGGCAACTTTTGCTCGGATTACAAGAGGTTCAATGATCGAGACTTTGAACAGTAACTTTATCCGCACTGCCAGAGCAAAAGGTTTAAGCTATAGATACATCATCATCAAGCATGCATTGAAACCTGCGCTTCTTCCTGTTGTGTCCTACATGGGGCCTGCTTTTGTCGGCATTATTACTGGGTCAGTGGTGATTGAAACCATATTTGGTTTGCCGGGAATTGGTAAACTATTCGTCAATGCCGCTTTCAACCGAGACTATTCGCTGGTGATGGGAATAACGATTTTAATCGGTTTCCTTTTCATTTTATTCAATGCAATAGTCGATGTTTTTCTAGCGATGATAGATCCAAAAATTCGCTACTAA
- the oppC gene encoding oligopeptide ABC transporter permease OppC yields MLTKKENLEAIEKFSEELEIQGRSLWQDARIRFMRNRAAMISLFILFLMTLAVIFLPMVAPYTFDDTDWYAMHVGPSAEHWFGTDSLGRDLYVRTLIGGRISLMVGVMGAFVAVLIGTLYGATSGFIGGRTDRVMMRVLEILYAVPFMFLVIVLVTFFGRNIILIFVAIGAIAWLDMARIVRGQTLSLRSKEFIEAAYVSGVSKWKIITRHIVPNVLGIVAVYSTLLIPSMILTESFLSFLGLGVQEPMTSWGALLQEGSQTMEVAIWQLIFPAAFMVVTLFCFNYVGDGLRDALDPKDR; encoded by the coding sequence ATGTTAACAAAAAAAGAAAACCTAGAAGCGATAGAGAAATTTTCTGAAGAACTAGAAATTCAAGGTCGCAGTCTTTGGCAGGATGCTCGTATTCGTTTTATGCGAAATCGTGCAGCAATGATAAGCCTGTTTATCTTATTTCTTATGACTCTGGCCGTTATTTTCTTGCCTATGGTAGCGCCTTATACCTTCGATGACACAGACTGGTATGCGATGCATGTCGGACCAAGTGCTGAACACTGGTTTGGTACGGATAGTTTAGGGCGAGATCTTTATGTAAGAACACTAATTGGTGGCCGAATCTCACTCATGGTCGGTGTTATGGGCGCATTTGTCGCTGTACTGATTGGTACTCTTTATGGTGCTACGTCAGGTTTTATTGGCGGCAGAACCGACCGCGTTATGATGCGTGTATTAGAAATTTTATACGCTGTGCCGTTTATGTTCTTGGTCATTGTCTTAGTCACCTTTTTTGGCCGAAACATTATTTTAATTTTCGTCGCTATAGGTGCCATTGCTTGGTTAGATATGGCTCGTATCGTGCGCGGTCAAACCTTGAGTTTACGCAGCAAAGAATTTATTGAAGCTGCATATGTATCTGGTGTGAGCAAATGGAAAATTATTACGCGCCATATTGTACCTAATGTACTCGGTATTGTTGCTGTGTATTCCACCTTACTTATCCCAAGCATGATTTTAACTGAGTCGTTTTTATCATTCTTGGGTTTGGGTGTACAGGAACCAATGACGAGTTGGGGAGCTCTGCTCCAAGAGGGCTCTCAAACAATGGAAGTTGCCATTTGGCAGCTTATATTCCCTGCGGCATTCATGGTCGTAACACTGTTTTGTTTTAACTATGTTGGTGATGGTTTGCGTGATGCGCTCGATCCAAAAGACAGATAA
- a CDS encoding ABC transporter ATP-binding protein: MSLLDVKDLRVQFTTQDGIVTAVNDLNFSLNQGETLGIVGESGSGKSQTVFAIMGLLAKNGIISGSALFEGKEILNLPEKELNRVRAEQIAMIFQDPMTSLNPYMKVSDQLMEVLMLHKGMGKAEAFEESVRMLEAVKIPEARKRITMFPHEFSGGMRQRVMIAMALLCRPKLLIADEPTTALDVTVQAQIMDLLNELKHEFNTAIIMITHDLGVVAGSCDKVLVMYAGRTMEYGTVDEIFYQPSHPYAEGLLKAIPRLDTEGDILPTIPGNPPNLLNLPVGCPYQERCHRVMNRCKTEAPVLTAFENGRQRACFSEWEAWKR; the protein is encoded by the coding sequence ATGAGCTTATTAGATGTCAAAGATCTGCGTGTTCAATTCACCACTCAAGATGGCATTGTTACTGCAGTTAATGATTTGAATTTTTCTCTTAATCAGGGAGAAACACTGGGTATTGTTGGCGAGTCAGGTTCAGGGAAATCTCAAACCGTATTCGCTATCATGGGCCTTTTAGCGAAAAATGGCATTATTTCAGGTAGCGCTTTATTCGAAGGTAAAGAAATCCTTAATTTGCCAGAAAAAGAACTCAATAGGGTGCGAGCTGAACAAATTGCAATGATTTTTCAAGACCCTATGACGTCCCTTAACCCATACATGAAAGTGAGTGATCAATTAATGGAAGTATTGATGCTACACAAAGGGATGGGAAAAGCGGAAGCGTTTGAAGAATCGGTGCGCATGTTAGAAGCGGTTAAAATACCAGAAGCGCGAAAACGTATTACTATGTTTCCACATGAGTTTTCTGGCGGTATGCGGCAGCGTGTTATGATAGCAATGGCTCTGCTCTGCCGGCCAAAGCTTTTAATTGCTGACGAGCCTACGACAGCGCTGGATGTGACGGTTCAAGCTCAAATTATGGACTTGCTAAACGAGCTTAAGCACGAGTTCAATACGGCAATCATCATGATCACTCACGACTTAGGTGTTGTCGCAGGCTCATGTGATAAAGTCTTGGTGATGTATGCAGGTCGAACCATGGAGTATGGCACGGTCGATGAAATTTTCTATCAACCGAGTCACCCCTATGCAGAGGGGCTGCTCAAAGCGATCCCTCGTCTAGATACTGAAGGTGATATTCTACCAACTATTCCGGGTAATCCACCCAACCTTCTTAACTTGCCTGTTGGTTGTCCCTATCAAGAGCGTTGCCATCGAGTGATGAATCGTTGTAAGACAGAAGCTCCTGTACTGACAGCTTTTGAAAATGGTCGTCAAAGAGCATGTTTTTCAGAATGGGAGGCTTGGAAAAGATGA